Proteins encoded within one genomic window of bacterium:
- the pilM gene encoding pilus assembly protein PilM: MKIERGDASMSLQDPTVDSNNDYAAFNPHKESSFTPSTLRESAPSIPAPPASEGRQKGLKSPLLDLSDLLPHGISPQQFLAGQNQPSEPLLETPTTPQSSSMVDFELPPLPIIGSDDSDSEELNKIEHAMERHLKPKDPLEAWTKPVAPKASDSRPPATGKQSSGPVILQSIAVFDEVSAAYKQPRAIVKIGVEVSRAGIKWVAIQPTKNRSQLVGYGFDEFDPEQRNDSNGNYLLAIERIRDIASRFKSRIAFRLVIDEHLPIQVKLVELPQLAGEEEKRAIDFAVREELPFTEDRLEFRQWKLSSQNAVNQWLLLPFDHIELEEKLHTSQRLGIAIEGLYPQILIRSKVLTNPAISDSGAYAVLDVGATQSTMVIMNGDIPVMLRDIPVSGDDFTRALIPKKLSPAVTPQGAWKEAERIKYKYGYPGLSTHGRTDGLLTVNEVNTALRPLIETFTEELQRSLSFYAGKFHDHPIKKIILIGGGSQMKRFPEELSARTGIPVESVNTSDWVSVPEQLYSTFVNNSASYLTATLAALTPWTTPLNLLPKTEIRNLKLRAKEPLVAILGGAVVLLLLIIQIIAEVALIKTKHEQQQLFNRLMALEPVHQEYTS; this comes from the coding sequence ATGAAGATTGAACGCGGGGACGCTTCGATGTCGCTTCAAGATCCTACTGTTGATTCCAACAACGATTATGCAGCATTCAATCCTCACAAAGAGAGTTCTTTTACCCCAAGTACTTTAAGGGAGTCGGCACCATCAATTCCAGCTCCTCCCGCCTCGGAGGGTAGACAGAAAGGTCTGAAATCACCACTGTTAGATCTTTCCGATTTATTACCACATGGGATTTCCCCCCAACAATTCCTCGCGGGGCAAAATCAACCATCCGAACCGCTACTGGAGACTCCAACTACCCCGCAATCCTCATCAATGGTCGATTTTGAACTACCGCCTCTCCCGATCATCGGGTCTGATGATTCGGATTCGGAAGAGCTAAATAAAATTGAACATGCGATGGAGCGGCATTTAAAGCCAAAAGATCCCCTCGAAGCGTGGACAAAACCTGTCGCTCCAAAGGCATCCGATTCGCGGCCTCCAGCCACAGGAAAACAATCCAGTGGACCCGTAATCCTCCAAAGTATTGCTGTTTTTGATGAAGTTTCTGCCGCCTATAAACAGCCCCGTGCCATTGTGAAAATTGGTGTCGAGGTATCTCGGGCTGGAATAAAGTGGGTTGCAATACAGCCCACGAAAAACCGATCCCAGCTGGTTGGATACGGCTTCGATGAGTTTGATCCGGAACAGCGTAACGATTCCAACGGAAACTACTTGTTAGCAATAGAACGGATACGTGACATTGCTTCCCGTTTTAAGAGTAGAATTGCATTCCGGTTAGTTATCGATGAACATCTTCCGATTCAGGTCAAACTGGTTGAATTGCCTCAGTTAGCTGGTGAAGAAGAGAAACGTGCAATTGATTTTGCTGTGCGCGAAGAGTTGCCCTTTACAGAAGACCGACTCGAGTTTCGGCAGTGGAAACTATCCAGCCAAAACGCTGTAAACCAGTGGTTATTGCTTCCGTTCGATCATATAGAGTTAGAGGAAAAACTACACACCAGTCAACGGTTGGGTATCGCAATTGAAGGATTATATCCACAGATACTTATCCGTAGTAAAGTGCTGACCAACCCAGCCATCTCTGATTCTGGAGCCTATGCAGTGTTGGATGTCGGTGCGACGCAGTCGACCATGGTCATCATGAATGGCGATATCCCAGTGATGTTGCGCGACATTCCAGTTTCTGGCGATGATTTTACCCGTGCCTTGATTCCCAAGAAACTCTCACCAGCTGTTACACCACAGGGTGCATGGAAAGAAGCTGAGCGAATCAAGTACAAATACGGTTATCCCGGACTATCTACTCACGGTCGAACCGATGGCTTGCTGACGGTAAACGAAGTCAACACAGCTTTACGACCATTGATCGAAACCTTTACCGAAGAGTTACAGCGTTCACTGTCGTTTTATGCAGGAAAGTTCCACGACCACCCAATTAAAAAAATCATCCTCATCGGCGGTGGTTCACAGATGAAGCGGTTTCCGGAAGAACTATCGGCAAGAACAGGGATTCCGGTAGAGTCGGTCAACACGTCCGATTGGGTATCAGTACCGGAACAACTCTATTCAACGTTTGTAAACAACTCCGCCAGCTATTTAACAGCGACATTAGCTGCGTTAACCCCATGGACGACACCGCTTAACCTCTTGCCGAAAACGGAAATCAGGAATCTAAAATTAAGGGCGAAAGAACCGTTAGTAGCGATTCTTGGAGGGGCGGTTGTTTTATTGCTGTTGATTATTCAAATCATTGCCGAAGTAGCGTTAATCAAAACCAAACACGAGCAACAACAACTCTTCAACCGATTGATGGCATTGGAACCCGTGCATCAAGAGTATACCTCGC